One window of Psychrobacillus sp. FSL H8-0483 genomic DNA carries:
- the greA gene encoding transcription elongation factor GreA has protein sequence MSTEKQFPMTVAGKKKLEDELEQLKTVKRKEVVERIKIARSFGDLSENSEYDSAKEDQAFVEGRISTIESMIRNAVIIEEEDNNDLVSLGKTVTFIEIPDGDEETYTIVGSAEADPIEGLISNDSPIAKGLLGKTIGDKVKILTPGGEMDVEIKSIHNKKS, from the coding sequence ATGTCAACTGAGAAACAATTTCCAATGACCGTTGCTGGCAAAAAAAAGCTTGAAGATGAATTAGAACAATTAAAAACGGTAAAACGTAAAGAAGTAGTAGAACGTATTAAAATTGCAAGAAGCTTTGGAGACTTATCTGAGAACTCTGAGTATGATTCTGCGAAAGAAGATCAAGCATTTGTAGAAGGAAGAATTTCTACAATTGAGTCGATGATTCGTAATGCAGTTATTATTGAAGAAGAAGATAATAATGATCTTGTCTCACTAGGAAAAACAGTAACTTTTATTGAAATTCCTGATGGGGATGAAGAAACATATACAATTGTTGGTTCGGCTGAAGCAGACCCGATTGAAGGACTTATTTCTAATGATTCTCCAATTGCTAAAGGGTTATTAGGCAAAACAATTGGGGATAAAGTAAAAATCCTAACTCCAGGTGGAGAAATGGACGTTGAAATTAAATCTATTCATAATAAGAAAAGCTGA
- a CDS encoding IreB family regulatory phosphoprotein encodes MSSFDKTMKFNFPEESMEQEVKHVMLQVHSALEEKGYNSINQIVGYLLSGDPAYIPRHQDARNMIRKLERDEILEELVKFYIKKNNEA; translated from the coding sequence ATGAGCTCATTTGATAAGACGATGAAATTTAATTTCCCTGAAGAATCTATGGAACAAGAAGTTAAACATGTGATGCTACAAGTTCACTCTGCACTAGAAGAAAAAGGGTATAATTCTATCAATCAAATTGTAGGCTATCTACTTTCTGGTGATCCAGCTTATATTCCTCGCCACCAAGATGCACGTAACATGATACGAAAGTTAGAACGAGACGAAATTTTAGAAGAGCTAGTGAAGTTCTATATCAAAAAAAATAATGAGGCTTAA
- the pssA gene encoding CDP-diacylglycerol--serine O-phosphatidyltransferase: MYLPNAMTQTVKKLKSHAANMLTICNLAFGGAAIMATMNEHYTFSVLFIFIAGLLDRFDGMVARKFNLESELGKQLDSMSDIISFGVAPALLMYALILNEYSVTGMIMTVIYIACGAFRLARFNVSEPNGFFTGLPITVAGVILTLSYFAINFVPSVTYMFLFIILSLLMISTFTLRKV, from the coding sequence ATGTATTTACCCAATGCTATGACTCAAACAGTTAAAAAATTGAAATCACATGCAGCCAATATGCTTACCATTTGTAATCTTGCATTTGGTGGGGCAGCAATTATGGCAACAATGAATGAACATTACACGTTCAGTGTGTTATTTATATTTATAGCAGGTTTATTAGATCGATTTGATGGTATGGTTGCAAGAAAATTTAATCTAGAATCAGAATTAGGAAAACAACTCGATTCCATGAGCGATATCATTTCTTTTGGTGTAGCTCCAGCATTGTTAATGTATGCATTAATTTTGAACGAATATAGTGTTACTGGAATGATTATGACTGTCATTTATATAGCATGTGGTGCATTTAGACTTGCTAGATTTAATGTTTCTGAACCTAATGGATTTTTTACTGGCCTTCCAATTACAGTTGCTGGTGTCATATTAACACTATCTTATTTTGCAATTAATTTTGTTCCTTCTGTAACCTACATGTTTTTATTTATCATTTTATCTTTGTTAATGATTAGCACATTTACTTTACGAAAAGTATAA
- a CDS encoding O-methyltransferase translates to MNISDDFLKDLIKPRSSIFMEMEQYAKENHVPIMQLMGMESLLQLLSLQKPSTILELGTAIGYSSMRMAMKLVEATIVTIERDEQKAELAKNYIERANLQQRIQVIVGDALEISSESLGSKKFDAIFIDAAKGQYKNFFEKYAPFLHDGGVIYCDNLLLNGLSELPMSEVPRRKRTMVRNQHQFMEWLMNHPDYDTAFFPVGDGMLVSIKR, encoded by the coding sequence ATGAATATAAGTGATGATTTTTTAAAAGATCTAATAAAACCTCGATCTTCCATTTTCATGGAGATGGAACAGTACGCAAAAGAAAATCATGTACCAATTATGCAATTAATGGGAATGGAGTCATTACTTCAATTACTTTCCTTACAAAAACCTTCAACTATTTTAGAACTTGGTACAGCTATTGGCTATTCTTCTATGCGAATGGCGATGAAATTAGTAGAAGCAACGATTGTGACTATCGAACGTGATGAACAAAAAGCAGAACTTGCAAAAAATTATATAGAGCGAGCAAATTTACAACAACGTATTCAAGTAATTGTTGGAGATGCTTTAGAAATTTCATCGGAATCATTAGGTAGTAAAAAATTTGACGCTATTTTTATAGATGCAGCAAAAGGCCAATATAAAAACTTCTTTGAAAAGTACGCACCCTTTTTACACGATGGGGGCGTTATTTACTGTGATAATTTATTGTTAAATGGCTTATCAGAATTACCTATGAGTGAAGTGCCAAGGCGTAAACGAACGATGGTGCGCAATCAGCATCAATTTATGGAATGGCTTATGAATCATCCAGACTATGACACAGCTTTCTTTCCTGTTGGAGATGGAATGCTAGTAAGTATTAAGAGGTGA
- a CDS encoding DUF1292 domain-containing protein, with protein MDHGQENITVVDENGNEQLCNVLFTFESEEFGKSYVLYYPIGAEEDENEEIEIHASSFSPNEDGEDGDLLPIELDAEWDMIEEMLNTFLDEEEEDEE; from the coding sequence ATGGACCACGGTCAAGAAAATATTACAGTTGTAGATGAAAACGGAAATGAGCAACTTTGTAACGTACTATTCACATTTGAATCAGAAGAATTCGGGAAGTCATATGTACTTTACTATCCAATTGGTGCGGAAGAAGATGAAAATGAAGAAATCGAAATTCACGCTTCATCATTCTCACCTAATGAAGATGGGGAAGACGGAGACCTACTTCCAATCGAATTGGATGCAGAATGGGATATGATCGAAGAAATGTTAAATACATTTTTAGATGAAGAAGAGGAAGACGAAGAGTAA
- the ruvX gene encoding Holliday junction resolvase RuvX, which translates to MRIMGLDVGSRTVGVAISDALGWTAQGIETIKINEENLEFGLDRIDELVKQHEVTEFVVGFPKNMNNSIGPRAEASEQYAKMLTDKFNFPITMWDERLTTMAAERMLIDADVSRKKRKQVIDKMAAVMILQGFLDRKNR; encoded by the coding sequence ATGCGAATTATGGGTTTAGACGTCGGTTCTCGAACAGTGGGCGTAGCAATTAGTGATGCACTTGGCTGGACAGCTCAAGGTATTGAAACGATAAAAATAAACGAAGAAAATTTAGAGTTTGGTTTGGATCGTATTGATGAACTAGTAAAACAACATGAAGTAACAGAATTCGTTGTTGGTTTTCCTAAAAATATGAACAATTCCATTGGTCCCCGAGCAGAAGCATCGGAACAATATGCAAAAATGTTGACTGACAAATTTAATTTTCCAATAACAATGTGGGATGAAAGATTGACAACGATGGCTGCAGAACGTATGTTAATAGATGCAGATGTTAGCCGTAAAAAACGGAAACAAGTGATAGACAAGATGGCTGCAGTAATGATATTACAAGGCTTTCTTGATAGAAAAAATAGATGA
- a CDS encoding YrrS family protein, with the protein MPENNRRMNSRLNQKHRKKKTNTMLNVLIGIVLVLIIVTVVNIVTDDEVKDSAVEPNTSPITNNEDDTTEDSTDIEEENSSTDEVNAQDETNTESSVEDKEEESETIEESTGTITTEPSSDSNVESEIVDSGWQPIGTMQTGEHVSSYDQNSVDWAEKVEALAYAANLEPSNMYVKFLGNGGSPQKSIGTVTSKDGSEIYRISLEWVDGQGWKPTKKEKLNSLD; encoded by the coding sequence ATGCCAGAAAATAATCGAAGAATGAATTCACGCCTAAATCAAAAACATCGAAAGAAAAAAACTAATACGATGCTAAATGTGCTGATTGGTATTGTGCTCGTCCTTATTATTGTTACGGTTGTCAATATAGTTACTGACGATGAAGTGAAAGATAGTGCAGTAGAACCAAATACATCTCCAATAACGAATAACGAAGATGATACTACTGAAGACTCTACTGATATAGAAGAAGAGAATAGTTCAACAGACGAAGTAAATGCACAAGACGAAACGAACACGGAATCATCTGTAGAGGATAAAGAAGAAGAGTCAGAAACAATAGAGGAAAGTACAGGAACAATTACAACAGAACCATCTAGTGATTCAAATGTAGAATCAGAGATAGTAGATTCTGGTTGGCAACCAATTGGGACGATGCAAACTGGTGAACACGTTTCCAGTTATGATCAAAATTCCGTCGATTGGGCAGAAAAAGTGGAAGCATTAGCCTATGCCGCTAACCTTGAACCATCGAATATGTATGTTAAGTTTCTTGGGAATGGTGGAAGTCCACAAAAATCGATTGGAACGGTTACATCTAAAGATGGAAGTGAGATTTACCGTATATCTTTAGAGTGGGTAGATGGTCAAGGATGGAAACCAACTAAAAAAGAAAAATTAAATTCTCTAGACTAG
- a CDS encoding U32 family peptidase translates to MTNTKLDKISELIDGKRVITKKPELLAPAGSLEKLKIAVHYGADAVFIGGQEFGLRSNAGNFSIEEMREGVEFANRYGAKIYVTTNIFAHNENMDGLEEFLKEVEGAGVTGIIVADPLIIETCRLAAPKLELHLSTQQSLSNWKAVQYWKEEGLNRVVLARETSGDEIQLMKEKVDIEIETFIHGAMCIAYSGRCTLSNHMTARDSNRGGCCQSCRWDYDLYEQNDGEEQALFVEDDTPFAMSPKDLKLVESIPRMIELGIDSLKVEGRMKSIHYIATVVTVYRKVIDAYCADPENFIMQQSWLDELEKCANRETDTAYFEGEPGFEQQMYGVHDKKLGFDFVGLVLDYNEVTQVVTLQQRNYFKPGDEVEFFGPEIENVRLVIGEITNEKGQVLDAARHPLEIIQFKCPVKLYPNNMMRKGMK, encoded by the coding sequence GTGACAAATACGAAATTAGATAAAATTAGTGAACTAATAGATGGTAAAAGAGTGATTACCAAAAAGCCTGAATTATTAGCTCCAGCTGGAAGTTTAGAAAAGCTTAAAATTGCCGTACATTACGGTGCAGATGCCGTATTTATCGGTGGACAGGAATTTGGTTTACGTTCAAATGCGGGTAACTTTTCCATTGAAGAAATGCGCGAAGGTGTTGAATTTGCTAATCGTTACGGCGCAAAAATTTATGTTACAACGAATATATTTGCGCATAATGAAAACATGGATGGATTGGAAGAATTCTTGAAAGAAGTTGAAGGTGCTGGTGTAACGGGTATCATCGTAGCAGATCCATTAATCATTGAAACTTGTCGACTTGCAGCACCTAAATTAGAACTACATCTAAGCACTCAACAATCCTTGTCTAACTGGAAGGCGGTACAGTACTGGAAAGAAGAAGGTTTAAATCGTGTGGTACTTGCTCGTGAGACAAGCGGTGATGAAATTCAACTGATGAAAGAAAAAGTTGATATAGAAATTGAAACATTTATCCATGGTGCAATGTGCATCGCCTACAGTGGAAGATGTACCCTTTCTAACCATATGACTGCTCGTGATTCAAACCGTGGTGGTTGCTGTCAATCCTGTCGATGGGATTATGATCTTTATGAGCAAAATGATGGAGAAGAACAGGCATTATTTGTAGAAGATGATACTCCTTTTGCAATGAGTCCGAAAGACTTAAAGCTTGTTGAATCTATACCAAGGATGATAGAACTAGGCATTGATTCCCTTAAAGTAGAAGGGCGTATGAAATCCATTCACTATATTGCAACAGTTGTGACTGTTTATCGTAAAGTAATTGATGCTTACTGTGCAGACCCTGAAAACTTTATAATGCAGCAATCTTGGTTAGATGAACTTGAAAAATGTGCAAATCGAGAGACAGACACGGCGTATTTTGAGGGAGAACCAGGCTTTGAGCAGCAAATGTATGGGGTACATGATAAGAAATTAGGCTTTGACTTTGTAGGTCTTGTTCTGGACTATAATGAGGTTACACAAGTCGTAACGTTACAGCAACGCAACTATTTCAAGCCTGGCGATGAAGTAGAGTTTTTTGGACCAGAAATAGAAAATGTTCGTTTAGTAATAGGTGAAATTACCAATGAAAAAGGACAAGTATTAGATGCAGCGAGACATCCATTAGAAATTATTCAATTCAAATGTCCTGTAAAGTTGTATCCAAATAATATGATGAGAAAAGGGATGAAATAA
- the mtnN gene encoding 5'-methylthioadenosine/S-adenosylhomocysteine nucleosidase, which yields MKIAVIGAMEQEVELLRSEIKNAETKIIANSEFTVGTYKNHEVILLKSGIGKVNAAMTTTILLNEFKPDYVINTGSAGGYDPNLEVGAIVISDEVRHHDVDVTAFGYEIGQVPQLPAAFKANVHLMELAEAAVKEIGEHQTATGLIATGDIFMHNPEKVEIVRQNFPQMKACEMEAAAVAQVCHQFDVPFVVIRALSDIAGKESSVSFDEFLPVAAKHSTQIVLHVIERIS from the coding sequence ATGAAAATAGCAGTAATAGGTGCAATGGAACAAGAAGTAGAATTATTAAGAAGTGAAATTAAGAATGCAGAAACAAAAATAATCGCGAACAGTGAATTTACTGTTGGTACATATAAAAACCATGAGGTAATTTTACTTAAGAGTGGAATTGGTAAAGTAAATGCAGCGATGACTACTACCATTTTATTAAACGAATTTAAACCTGATTATGTTATTAATACGGGTTCAGCAGGTGGTTATGATCCAAACTTAGAGGTAGGAGCAATTGTTATTTCGGATGAAGTAAGACACCATGATGTAGATGTTACAGCATTTGGTTATGAGATAGGTCAAGTGCCACAGCTACCTGCTGCATTTAAAGCAAATGTACACTTAATGGAACTTGCAGAAGCAGCCGTAAAAGAAATAGGAGAACATCAAACAGCAACTGGATTAATTGCAACTGGTGATATTTTTATGCATAATCCAGAAAAAGTGGAAATTGTTCGACAAAACTTCCCACAAATGAAAGCATGTGAAATGGAAGCAGCTGCAGTTGCACAAGTTTGTCATCAATTCGATGTACCTTTTGTCGTAATTCGTGCATTATCAGATATCGCTGGGAAAGAGTCTTCTGTTAGTTTCGATGAGTTCTTACCAGTTGCAGCTAAACACTCAACTCAAATTGTATTACATGTTATCGAGAGAATATCCTAA
- a CDS encoding peptidase U32 family protein, with translation MKKTELLVTPASIEHMNELIRAGADAFLIGEQFFGLRLAGEFTLEDIEVAAKLTKEHNKKIYVAMNALFHNDKLDALAPYMQKLQEIGVDGIVFGDPAVIIARREAGVTIPLHWNTEQTATNYFTANYWGKRGATRAVLARELSLDEIVEIKENADVQIEVQVHGMTCMFQSKRPLLGNYFLFQDKAMEVENRANNKNMFLHDKERSNKYPIYQDENGTHIFSPNDMCMIDELEEFLAAEVDSLKIDGILHDPSYVTTVTSYYRQAIDAYYESKASYKEIKKDLFKKLEEIQPSLRPLDTGFFFKETVY, from the coding sequence TTGAAAAAAACAGAACTATTAGTTACTCCTGCAAGTATTGAACATATGAATGAGTTAATCAGAGCTGGAGCAGATGCATTTTTAATTGGAGAACAATTTTTTGGCTTGCGTCTTGCTGGAGAATTCACTTTGGAAGATATAGAAGTTGCAGCAAAGCTAACAAAAGAACATAATAAAAAAATATATGTTGCCATGAATGCTCTTTTTCATAATGATAAATTGGATGCACTTGCTCCTTATATGCAAAAACTGCAGGAAATCGGCGTAGACGGAATTGTTTTTGGAGACCCGGCGGTTATTATAGCTAGACGTGAAGCAGGTGTCACAATTCCTCTTCATTGGAATACAGAACAAACTGCTACGAATTATTTCACAGCGAATTATTGGGGCAAACGAGGGGCAACTCGTGCAGTACTAGCTAGAGAACTCAGCTTAGATGAAATAGTAGAAATAAAAGAAAATGCAGATGTGCAGATTGAAGTGCAAGTACATGGGATGACATGTATGTTCCAATCTAAACGACCATTACTAGGGAATTATTTCTTATTCCAAGATAAAGCTATGGAAGTAGAAAATCGTGCAAACAACAAAAATATGTTTTTACATGACAAAGAACGTTCGAACAAATATCCAATTTATCAAGATGAGAATGGGACACATATTTTTAGTCCGAATGATATGTGCATGATCGATGAGTTAGAAGAGTTTCTAGCTGCAGAGGTCGACAGCTTGAAAATAGACGGTATCTTACATGATCCTTCTTATGTAACGACAGTAACTAGCTATTATCGTCAAGCGATTGATGCTTATTACGAGTCAAAAGCCTCATACAAAGAGATTAAAAAAGATCTGTTTAAAAAATTGGAAGAAATACAACCTTCACTACGTCCACTTGATACTGGATTTTTCTTTAAAGAGACCGTTTACTAA
- the sigK gene encoding RNA polymerase sporulation sigma factor SigK: protein MSGLLTAFIGIISDLPLVLGYLKGQAFHQPLTPEEEKVMIERFLDGDLSARDELIERNMRLVAHVVKKFHPKHELLDDYISIGTIGLMKAVNSYTPTKKTKLATYAARCIENEILMYLRSLKKVQKDISLHEPIGMDKDGHSLEITDLLQGIDKSTDEQLVDEEDTNRLYTHLSQLEKRELEIIVRRYGLLGHEPMTQKEISKQLKISRSYVSRIEKRALVKLYQYYIHEKNSFDVSNTKRA from the coding sequence ATCTCTGGTCTTTTGACTGCTTTTATCGGCATCATCTCAGATCTTCCACTTGTTCTAGGATACTTAAAAGGTCAGGCGTTCCATCAACCACTTACTCCAGAAGAAGAAAAAGTGATGATTGAGCGTTTTTTAGACGGAGACTTATCCGCAAGAGATGAACTCATCGAACGTAATATGCGCCTCGTTGCTCACGTCGTCAAGAAATTTCATCCAAAACATGAGCTCTTAGACGATTATATTTCCATTGGTACAATTGGTTTGATGAAAGCTGTAAATAGCTACACGCCTACGAAAAAGACGAAATTAGCAACGTATGCTGCAAGGTGTATTGAAAATGAAATTCTTATGTACTTACGATCATTAAAAAAAGTACAAAAAGACATTTCTTTACATGAGCCAATCGGAATGGATAAAGACGGCCATTCGTTAGAAATAACTGATTTACTTCAAGGAATCGATAAAAGTACGGATGAACAACTTGTTGACGAAGAAGATACAAATCGATTATATACACATTTGTCTCAATTAGAAAAACGAGAGTTAGAAATTATCGTTCGTCGATATGGCTTACTAGGTCATGAGCCAATGACACAAAAAGAAATATCCAAACAGTTGAAGATATCTAGGAGTTACGTCTCACGAATCGAAAAACGTGCTCTCGTTAAACTGTACCAATATTATATTCATGAAAAAAACTCTTTTGATGTATCGAACACCAAAAGAGCTTAG
- the mltG gene encoding endolytic transglycosylase MltG, whose protein sequence is MENETKKEIMFEKMKKKKKEVKLVRRIVLIIALLILLVGGIGGYITYNYVTSALKPLDPTSEELISVDIPIGSGLDSISATLEKNGVIKDAKIFKYYAKFNNESNFQAGKYDLTKAMTLDEIIESLKTGKIYREPLFTLTVPEGLTLEQIGQVVEKKTGRSAEEFFNLVTSDEFVDRMMVKYPNLLTEDIKAENVRYALEGYLYPATYPFYEEKPSLEEIAETMLKNTEKTVSSYYDLLQSEEKSVHWLLTFASLLEEEATAQTDRETIASVFYNRLDAQMPLQTDPTVLYALGSHKERVLFEDLEYDNPYNTYQNQGLPPGPIANAGKSSIEAVLNPEATNYFYFLADKTGKNHFSETYEEHLQKIDEYLK, encoded by the coding sequence GTGGAAAATGAAACCAAAAAAGAGATCATGTTTGAAAAAATGAAAAAAAAGAAAAAAGAAGTGAAGCTTGTTAGACGAATTGTGTTAATAATTGCATTGTTAATATTATTAGTAGGTGGTATTGGTGGTTATATCACGTATAACTATGTAACAAGTGCATTAAAACCTTTAGATCCTACTTCAGAGGAATTAATAAGTGTAGACATACCAATAGGATCTGGTTTAGACAGTATATCTGCGACGCTAGAAAAGAACGGTGTCATTAAAGATGCTAAAATATTTAAATACTATGCAAAATTTAATAATGAATCGAATTTTCAAGCGGGCAAATATGATTTAACAAAAGCAATGACATTAGATGAAATTATTGAAAGTTTAAAAACTGGTAAAATTTACAGAGAACCACTATTTACATTAACTGTTCCAGAGGGCTTAACATTGGAACAAATAGGACAAGTTGTAGAGAAGAAAACAGGTAGATCGGCGGAAGAATTTTTTAATCTTGTAACAAGCGATGAATTTGTTGATAGAATGATGGTCAAATATCCTAATTTATTAACAGAAGATATTAAAGCGGAAAATGTTCGATATGCGTTGGAAGGATATTTATATCCTGCTACATATCCGTTTTATGAGGAAAAACCTTCGCTAGAAGAAATTGCTGAAACAATGTTAAAGAATACGGAAAAAACAGTTTCTTCGTATTACGATCTCTTGCAATCAGAAGAAAAATCCGTCCACTGGCTACTAACATTTGCATCTTTACTTGAGGAAGAAGCAACGGCTCAAACAGATCGAGAAACAATTGCAAGTGTATTTTATAATCGCTTAGATGCTCAAATGCCATTACAAACAGATCCGACGGTATTATATGCGTTAGGCAGTCATAAAGAACGTGTTCTTTTCGAAGACTTAGAATATGATAATCCATATAATACGTATCAAAATCAAGGGTTGCCCCCTGGACCGATTGCGAATGCAGGTAAATCATCTATAGAGGCGGTTTTGAATCCAGAGGCCACAAATTACTTTTATTTTCTTGCTGATAAAACAGGAAAAAACCATTTTTCTGAAACGTATGAAGAGCATCTTCAAAAAATTGACGAATATCTAAAATAA
- the udk gene encoding uridine kinase: MSKKTPLIIGITGGSGSGKTSVTKAISEVFKNHSVVVIEQDYYYKDQSHLKFEERLNTNYDHPLAFDNDLLIEHVNNLLNNKAVEKPVYDYAQHTRSTETITIEPQDVIILEGILVLEDERLRNLMDIKLFVDTDSDLRIIRRILRDINERGRTVDSVVDQYINVVRPMHNQFIEPTKRYADVIIPEGGQNEVAIDLMVTKIKTILETNVIV, encoded by the coding sequence ATGTCTAAAAAAACCCCTCTTATTATTGGGATTACTGGTGGTTCAGGTTCTGGTAAAACGAGTGTAACAAAAGCAATTAGTGAAGTTTTTAAAAACCATTCTGTTGTTGTGATTGAGCAGGATTACTATTATAAAGATCAAAGTCATTTAAAGTTTGAAGAAAGACTAAATACAAATTATGATCATCCATTGGCTTTTGATAATGATTTACTTATTGAACATGTGAATAATTTGTTGAACAATAAGGCGGTTGAAAAGCCTGTTTATGATTACGCACAACACACGCGTTCAACAGAAACGATTACAATTGAACCGCAAGATGTAATAATTCTAGAAGGTATTTTAGTGCTCGAGGATGAGCGACTTCGTAATTTAATGGACATAAAATTATTCGTGGACACAGATTCAGATTTACGAATCATTCGTCGAATTCTGCGAGACATTAATGAAAGAGGACGTACAGTTGATTCAGTTGTTGATCAGTATATTAATGTCGTTCGTCCAATGCACAATCAATTCATAGAACCAACGAAAAGATATGCAGATGTTATTATTCCAGAAGGCGGTCAAAATGAGGTCGCTATAGATTTAATGGTTACAAAAATAAAAACTATTCTTGAAACTAATGTTATTGTATAA